A single region of the Marinobacter nanhaiticus D15-8W genome encodes:
- a CDS encoding LacI family DNA-binding transcriptional regulator, with translation MPTIKDVARAANCSTATVSRALANPEKVSDATRQRVAQAVAEVGYSLNAAARNLRRSESRTIVVILPDIANPFFSEVISGLESVAHQAGYQVLLGDAGHNPERVKSYFNLVPSNQADGIILLTTEVPKALVKERQADSGFPLVVACEYFDNLSLPTIHIDNEQAANRATEYLVSLGHRAIATLSGPGGNPICKDRLAGYRRGLADAGIETRPEWILEGDFSFHSGYEQGRILLQGGSQRPTAIFCQNDEMAIGVLKAARDLEIRVPEQLSVVGFDDIGFSQYCEPELTTVHQPRQAIGRTAMKLLLDILKDRNVPFDQTLKTQLIVRGSTGRAPGA, from the coding sequence ATGCCGACGATCAAAGACGTTGCCAGGGCGGCGAATTGCTCGACTGCCACGGTGTCCCGCGCACTCGCCAATCCCGAGAAAGTCTCCGACGCGACCCGCCAGCGAGTCGCGCAGGCGGTAGCCGAAGTGGGCTACTCGCTGAACGCCGCCGCCCGGAACCTGCGTCGCAGCGAATCGCGCACCATCGTCGTGATCCTTCCCGACATTGCCAATCCGTTCTTCTCCGAGGTGATCAGCGGCCTGGAATCGGTGGCCCACCAGGCGGGCTACCAGGTGCTGTTGGGGGATGCCGGGCACAACCCTGAACGCGTTAAGTCCTACTTCAACCTGGTGCCTTCGAACCAGGCTGACGGGATTATCCTGCTCACCACGGAAGTGCCCAAGGCCCTGGTGAAGGAGCGTCAGGCGGATTCGGGATTTCCATTGGTCGTGGCCTGCGAATATTTCGATAACCTATCCCTGCCCACAATTCATATCGACAACGAACAGGCGGCCAATCGGGCGACTGAATATCTGGTTTCGTTGGGACACCGGGCCATCGCGACGCTATCCGGTCCGGGAGGCAATCCGATCTGCAAGGATCGACTGGCTGGCTACCGTCGCGGATTGGCAGACGCCGGGATCGAAACCCGGCCTGAATGGATCCTCGAAGGCGACTTCAGTTTTCATTCCGGCTACGAACAGGGCCGTATCCTGCTCCAGGGGGGCAGCCAGCGGCCGACAGCGATTTTCTGCCAGAATGATGAGATGGCGATTGGCGTGCTCAAGGCGGCGCGGGACCTCGAGATCAGGGTACCTGAGCAGTTGTCCGTGGTCGGCTTTGACGATATCGGCTTCAGTCAATACTGCGAGCCGGAGCTGACCACCGTACACCAGCCCCGCCAGGCCATTGGCCGTACCGCCATGAAGCTGTTGCTGGATATCCTCAAGGACCGCAACGTCCCGTTCGATCAGACGCTGAAGACGCAGTTGATCGTCAGGGGTAGCACGGGGCGCGCTCCCGGCGCCTGA
- a CDS encoding sugar phosphate isomerase/epimerase family protein, translated as MKTIQGPGLFLAQYVSDEAPFDSLPTLAEWAANLGFKGVQIPTWDERLFDLKQAAEDLAYCRSIQDTLGEHGLVITELSTHLQGQLVAVHPVYDSLFDGFAPTHLHGNPDARQAWAVDQVKLAAQASRNLGLKAVATFSGALLWPFLYPWPQRPAGLVEAGFEELAKRWLPILDVYEEAGIDLCYEIHPGEDLHDGATFERFLKATNHHPRCCILFDPSHFLLQQLDYLAFLDHFRDRIRMFHVKDAEFNPTALQGVYGGYESWIERAGRFRSLGDGQVDFKGIFSRLAQYDFDGWAVIEWECALKHPEQGAAEGARFVDEHIIRVTDRAFDDFADAGVDDAGNRRLLGLKG; from the coding sequence ATGAAAACCATACAGGGGCCAGGACTCTTCCTGGCACAGTACGTCAGCGATGAAGCGCCTTTCGATTCATTGCCGACCCTTGCCGAATGGGCCGCCAACCTGGGTTTCAAGGGCGTCCAGATTCCCACCTGGGACGAGCGCCTGTTCGACCTCAAGCAGGCCGCCGAGGACCTGGCGTACTGTCGATCGATCCAGGACACATTGGGCGAACACGGTCTGGTCATCACCGAACTTTCCACTCATCTGCAGGGCCAGCTGGTTGCCGTGCATCCGGTCTACGATTCCCTGTTCGACGGGTTTGCGCCGACCCACCTGCATGGTAACCCGGACGCCCGCCAGGCCTGGGCCGTGGACCAGGTCAAGCTGGCCGCCCAGGCGAGCAGGAATCTCGGGCTCAAGGCGGTTGCCACCTTCTCGGGCGCCTTGCTTTGGCCTTTCCTTTATCCCTGGCCACAGCGCCCGGCGGGGCTGGTTGAGGCTGGGTTCGAAGAACTGGCCAAACGCTGGCTGCCGATCCTCGATGTGTACGAGGAAGCCGGCATCGACCTCTGCTACGAGATCCACCCGGGTGAGGACCTGCACGACGGCGCCACCTTCGAGCGCTTCCTCAAGGCGACGAACCATCATCCGCGTTGCTGCATCCTGTTCGATCCGTCTCACTTCCTGCTGCAGCAACTGGACTACCTGGCCTTCCTCGACCACTTCCGCGACCGCATCCGCATGTTCCACGTCAAGGACGCGGAATTTAACCCGACCGCCCTGCAGGGCGTTTACGGCGGTTACGAATCCTGGATCGAGCGCGCCGGCCGCTTCCGTTCCCTCGGCGACGGCCAGGTGGATTTCAAGGGCATCTTCTCCCGGCTGGCCCAGTACGACTTCGACGGCTGGGCGGTGATCGAGTGGGAGTGCGCGTTGAAGCATCCCGAGCAGGGTGCGGCCGAAGGCGCCCGCTTCGTCGATGAGCACATTATCCGCGTCACCGACCGCGCCTTCGATGACTTCGCCGATGCTGGCGTCGACGACGCCGGTAACCGTCGGCTGCTGGGTCTGAAAGGCTAA
- a CDS encoding Gfo/Idh/MocA family protein, translating to MTSTNRIRLGMIGGGQGAFIGGVHRMAARLDDRYELIAGVFSARPDVNRASASELRIDPSRCYDDVSELIAGESGRDDGVQAVAIVTPNHLHFDAAKACLEAGLHVICEKPMTLTADEAETLAGLAQQKQRHLLLTHPYVGYPLVQQARAMVKRGDLGRLRMVNVEYVQEWLAEAPGPDNKQADWRLDPKRAGAAGCLGDIGTHAYQLSAFISGLTLDAVSADLSSMVEGRQLDDNVHAMLRYTSGAKGMLWVSQCAPGFENGLRIRVVGGRASLEWAQESPNELWFAPLNAPRQRITRRDDWLGDDINRGVRIPGGHPEGYIEAFANLYQALADQLNGAPADWLPDANTGVDGLHFISAVLRSNQADGAWATLPPPVGKERTSGDQR from the coding sequence ATGACAAGCACAAACCGTATTCGGCTGGGGATGATTGGCGGTGGCCAGGGCGCCTTTATCGGCGGCGTACATCGCATGGCCGCCCGGCTCGACGATCGCTACGAACTGATCGCCGGCGTTTTCAGTGCCCGGCCGGACGTCAATCGCGCCTCGGCCAGTGAACTGAGAATCGATCCGTCACGCTGCTATGACGATGTTTCAGAACTGATTGCCGGCGAGTCGGGTCGCGATGATGGCGTGCAGGCGGTGGCGATCGTCACGCCCAATCACCTGCACTTCGACGCGGCAAAGGCCTGTCTCGAGGCCGGTCTGCATGTCATCTGCGAGAAGCCGATGACCCTCACCGCCGACGAAGCGGAGACCCTCGCCGGACTGGCGCAACAGAAACAGCGCCACCTCCTCCTGACGCATCCGTACGTCGGCTACCCGCTGGTGCAACAGGCCCGGGCCATGGTCAAACGCGGCGACCTAGGCCGATTGCGCATGGTCAACGTGGAATACGTGCAGGAATGGCTTGCGGAAGCGCCAGGACCGGACAACAAGCAGGCGGACTGGCGGCTCGACCCCAAGCGTGCCGGCGCAGCCGGCTGCCTGGGCGATATCGGCACCCACGCCTACCAGCTGTCGGCGTTTATTTCCGGGCTGACGTTGGATGCGGTCAGCGCGGACTTGAGCAGCATGGTCGAAGGCCGCCAGCTCGACGACAACGTCCATGCGATGCTGCGCTATACCTCCGGCGCCAAGGGAATGCTATGGGTCAGCCAGTGCGCCCCCGGTTTCGAGAACGGCTTGCGGATTCGGGTGGTGGGTGGGCGTGCCTCGCTGGAATGGGCTCAGGAAAGTCCCAACGAACTCTGGTTTGCCCCGCTCAACGCGCCACGCCAGCGCATCACCCGCCGCGACGACTGGCTGGGCGACGACATCAATCGCGGTGTACGTATTCCCGGCGGCCATCCCGAGGGCTATATCGAAGCCTTCGCCAACCTTTATCAGGCCCTGGCGGATCAGCTGAACGGTGCGCCTGCCGACTGGCTGCCGGACGCCAACACCGGCGTCGACGGCCTGCATTTTATCAGTGCGGTCCTGCGCTCCAACCAGGCGGACGGGGCCTGGGCGACCCTGCCGCCACCGGTCGGCAAGGAGCGAACATCGGGGGACCAGCGATGA
- a CDS encoding sugar ABC transporter ATP-binding protein: MTDPIIRTRDLCKSFGAVSVLRNITLDIQPGEVLGILGENGAGKSTLLKLISGVYTPTSGTIEIGGETFNQLDPILSRHKGIAMIPQEFNLVPTLKVYENVFLGQERRRRGLLDKNAMRAETVKVLESLKVRLNPNATISELSVAEKQMVEVARVLVNDARVVILDEPTTVLTDREVTVLFDVVRAMQERGVAVLFISHKLKEVKNLCQHLMILRDGEQVELCDVADVTEDDMARKMVGRELSQTFPEKQDHPTSIALELKNLNIPGLVHDVNLKLHHGQVLGLSGLVGSGRTEIAEALMGLRRHTRDKLVINGREPDIRSPNDAHAAGMAYLSEDRQGKGLVMNFSLTENITLLSLRKYTSGLISRSRERRQAQDFQSKLAIKAASLETHVGLLSGGNQQKVYLAKLLDIDPDILILDEPTRGIDVNTKREIYFLIRGLAEQGKAVIVISSELEEIIGLCDPVLVVREGRIAARLTGDQINEEDIMLYAAGARETVAGTTEQQGITP; encoded by the coding sequence ATGACTGACCCGATTATCCGCACCCGGGACCTGTGCAAATCCTTCGGCGCGGTCAGCGTGCTCAGGAACATTACCCTGGACATCCAGCCCGGGGAGGTACTGGGCATCCTGGGCGAGAACGGCGCAGGCAAGTCCACCCTGCTCAAGCTCATCAGCGGCGTGTACACCCCTACCAGCGGGACTATCGAGATCGGGGGCGAAACCTTCAATCAACTGGATCCGATACTGTCCCGGCACAAGGGCATCGCCATGATCCCTCAGGAATTCAACCTGGTGCCGACACTCAAGGTCTACGAAAACGTCTTCCTGGGTCAGGAACGGCGTCGCAGGGGCCTGCTGGACAAGAACGCCATGCGCGCCGAAACCGTCAAGGTGCTGGAGTCCCTCAAGGTTCGCCTCAATCCTAACGCCACCATCAGCGAGCTCAGCGTCGCCGAAAAGCAGATGGTGGAAGTGGCCCGCGTGCTGGTGAACGACGCCCGGGTGGTGATCCTGGACGAGCCCACCACCGTGCTCACTGACCGCGAAGTCACGGTGCTGTTCGATGTGGTTCGCGCCATGCAGGAACGCGGCGTCGCCGTCCTGTTCATCTCCCACAAGCTCAAGGAAGTGAAGAACCTCTGCCAGCACCTAATGATCCTGCGGGATGGCGAGCAGGTGGAGCTGTGCGACGTGGCCGACGTCACCGAGGACGACATGGCCCGCAAGATGGTCGGGCGGGAACTGTCCCAGACCTTCCCGGAGAAACAGGACCATCCCACCTCCATCGCCCTGGAGCTGAAGAACCTCAATATTCCCGGACTGGTTCACGACGTTAACCTGAAGCTACATCACGGCCAGGTCCTGGGTTTGTCAGGCCTTGTGGGTTCGGGCCGCACGGAAATCGCCGAGGCCTTGATGGGCCTGCGCCGCCATACCCGGGACAAGCTCGTCATCAACGGCCGCGAGCCGGATATTCGTTCACCCAACGATGCCCATGCGGCGGGCATGGCCTACCTGTCGGAGGATCGGCAGGGCAAGGGCCTGGTGATGAACTTCAGCCTCACCGAGAACATCACACTGCTGAGTCTGCGCAAGTACACCTCGGGCCTGATCAGCCGCTCCAGGGAACGCCGGCAGGCCCAGGATTTCCAGTCGAAACTGGCCATCAAGGCCGCCAGCCTGGAGACCCATGTCGGCCTGCTCAGTGGCGGTAACCAGCAGAAGGTTTACCTGGCCAAACTGCTGGATATCGACCCGGACATCCTGATCCTGGACGAGCCCACCCGCGGCATCGACGTCAACACCAAGCGCGAGATCTATTTCCTGATCCGTGGCCTGGCCGAACAGGGCAAGGCAGTGATCGTGATCTCCTCGGAACTGGAGGAAATCATTGGCCTGTGCGACCCGGTGCTGGTGGTGCGTGAAGGGCGTATCGCCGCGCGCCTGACCGGCGACCAGATCAACGAAGAAGACATCATGCTTTACGCCGCCGGTGCCCGGGAAACCGTCGCCGGAACGACAGAACAACAAGGAATAACCCCATGA
- a CDS encoding ABC transporter permease: MNQARLAGARLSDRLRNSGLDFSILAPLVALIVLLVISSLASEYFLDLRNLTNITRQVSYTGIIAIGVTFVIIAAGIDLSVGSMVALVGVVLIYTVNQFADPVQGVIIGLAMAVLAGALFGLLNGALVTWGKITPFIATLATMSIYRSLALYFSDAGEMVSTNSLFPEIGGGYALGLPIPVWTFLIIAVLAHILLAHTPFGRHLCAVGSNAQVARYSGIRVQRIILITFVIAGACVGISSIMLASRLNSISPSDAGVFYELDAIAAVVIGGTALSGGRGSIWGTVMGALILGVINNMLNMLGISPYLQGLVKGGVILVAVLMQYKQNH, translated from the coding sequence ATGAACCAGGCCAGACTTGCCGGCGCCCGGCTCTCCGACCGCCTCCGTAACAGCGGGCTCGATTTCAGCATCCTGGCGCCACTGGTTGCGCTGATCGTGTTGCTGGTGATTTCGTCCCTTGCGAGTGAGTACTTCCTCGACCTGCGCAACCTGACCAACATTACCCGCCAGGTGTCCTACACCGGCATCATCGCCATCGGGGTCACCTTCGTGATTATCGCCGCCGGGATCGACCTGTCGGTGGGCTCCATGGTCGCCCTGGTGGGCGTGGTACTGATTTACACCGTCAACCAGTTCGCCGACCCGGTACAGGGGGTCATTATTGGCCTGGCCATGGCCGTGCTCGCCGGCGCGCTGTTCGGCCTGCTGAACGGCGCACTGGTGACCTGGGGCAAAATCACGCCGTTTATCGCAACGCTGGCCACGATGTCGATCTACCGCTCACTGGCGCTGTACTTCTCTGACGCAGGGGAGATGGTCTCAACCAACTCACTGTTCCCGGAAATCGGTGGCGGCTATGCGCTGGGACTGCCAATCCCGGTCTGGACCTTCCTCATCATCGCGGTGCTGGCCCATATCCTGCTGGCCCACACGCCCTTCGGGCGGCACCTGTGCGCCGTCGGCTCCAATGCCCAGGTGGCGCGCTATTCCGGTATCCGGGTGCAGCGCATCATCCTCATCACGTTCGTTATTGCAGGGGCCTGCGTGGGTATCTCATCGATCATGCTGGCATCGCGCCTGAACTCGATCAGCCCCAGCGACGCGGGGGTGTTCTACGAACTCGATGCGATCGCGGCGGTGGTCATCGGCGGCACCGCGCTGTCCGGCGGCCGCGGCTCGATTTGGGGCACGGTGATGGGCGCGCTGATCCTGGGCGTGATCAACAACATGCTCAACATGCTGGGGATATCGCCCTACCTGCAAGGTCTGGTGAAAGGCGGCGTGATCCTGGTAGCGGTACTGATGCAGTACAAGCAAAACCACTAG
- a CDS encoding substrate-binding domain-containing protein: MGLKRLIKGTLLVGALVLAPFAASQADYRIGVSVPAADHGWTAGLLWWAQKAADDLHKKYPDTEFFVVAANSGTKQVADVEDLMVKQMDALVILPHNPATLQQVISEAYENGIYTVVVDRELESPAQDVFIAGDNAGMGREAAKFMAEQMDESGNVIVIEGMPIPINSQRVNAFNEVMDQYPDIKILDSQPSDWSPQKALRVMENLLRKHRDVDAVWAGDDDVLKAVMQAIEEAGRDDIKLVVGGGGSKDVIGMIKDDHAVVKATVTYPPNMVASAMALANTGVRGKNLGDMYHHVPARIVLDAELITEENADNFYVEDAAY; encoded by the coding sequence ATGGGACTCAAACGACTGATCAAGGGCACCCTGCTCGTCGGGGCACTGGTGTTGGCCCCGTTCGCTGCCAGCCAGGCGGATTACCGCATCGGTGTCAGCGTACCGGCCGCCGACCACGGCTGGACCGCCGGCCTGCTGTGGTGGGCCCAGAAGGCCGCCGACGACCTGCACAAGAAGTACCCGGACACCGAGTTCTTCGTAGTGGCCGCCAACTCCGGCACCAAACAGGTGGCGGATGTGGAGGACCTGATGGTCAAGCAGATGGATGCGTTGGTGATCCTGCCCCATAACCCGGCCACGCTGCAGCAGGTGATCTCCGAGGCCTACGAGAACGGCATCTACACCGTGGTCGTCGACCGCGAACTGGAGTCCCCGGCGCAGGACGTCTTCATCGCCGGCGATAACGCGGGCATGGGTCGCGAGGCCGCCAAGTTCATGGCCGAACAGATGGATGAAAGCGGCAATGTAATCGTCATCGAAGGTATGCCGATCCCCATCAACAGCCAGCGGGTGAACGCTTTCAACGAGGTCATGGACCAGTATCCGGATATCAAGATCCTCGATTCCCAACCGTCGGACTGGTCGCCGCAGAAAGCCCTGCGGGTGATGGAAAACCTGCTGCGCAAGCACCGTGACGTGGATGCGGTTTGGGCGGGCGACGATGATGTGCTCAAGGCTGTCATGCAGGCGATCGAGGAAGCCGGCCGGGACGATATCAAACTGGTTGTCGGCGGTGGCGGTTCCAAGGATGTGATCGGCATGATCAAGGACGACCATGCGGTGGTGAAAGCCACGGTCACCTATCCGCCGAACATGGTGGCCTCCGCCATGGCACTGGCCAACACCGGCGTACGCGGCAAGAACCTGGGTGACATGTACCACCACGTCCCGGCCCGCATCGTGCTGGATGCCGAGCTGATCACCGAAGAGAACGCCGACAACTTCTACGTGGAAGACGCGGCCTACTGA